One genomic region from Microcoleus sp. AS-A8 encodes:
- a CDS encoding response regulator → MPTETLTILLVEDNPKDACLVQEMLQAAKTFPFQLIQVSRLEEALTCLSRSSSISVILLDWSLPDAQGAGMIKQLRRVSPDIPILVFNDWDDEAIALQALQKGAQDFLVKHQTDSNLLVRSIRHAIAREKANLSQRCVSQIRTRQEQALRESEAKFRTLYESTSTAVILLDENGIFEGNSAALRLFGCTHHEQLCGKPTESGRVGESRYRQGREEVGDSPCSQSRYHPVVASSLLKSCVPLIGFSPAVQPNGEDSYSLANEYITKASSQGTCRFDWMYCKRNGEEFPAEVTLTRIELAKRKILQATIYDISDRKATETQLLQAKEAAEAGSRAKSEFLAMMSHELRTPLNAVLGLSQLMRQEIFGTLNEKQKEYVSCIQSSGEHLLALINDILDLSKVEAGKEQLTFVPLDIQDLCDYCLAMVREQAHEQGLKLKLDIDPQARILIADERRCKQMLLNLLSNAVKFTLIGEVSLRVTKRPISSSVSGIAESTSVQEICFTVEDTGIGIASHHLPLLFEPFRQLDSGLNRRFTGTGLGLALTRSLAQLHGGEVTVRSNLGEGSQFTLCLPDRQLEECILPSLPQQTGVVQGQSCPLWAKSRILLVETDERSALILKDYLQVIGHKVEHLIDGQDFLHKVRQFKPSLILMDVQLRGDYTGFDLLAALRREPDTKNLKVVMVTALAMAGDRERCLEAGANEYLSKPIGIAQLEAILMRFL, encoded by the coding sequence ATGCCGACTGAAACCCTCACGATTTTGCTGGTAGAGGATAACCCCAAAGATGCCTGTCTTGTGCAAGAAATGTTACAGGCAGCTAAGACATTTCCCTTTCAACTGATACAGGTTTCGAGACTGGAAGAAGCTTTAACTTGCCTGAGCCGAAGCTCATCAATTTCGGTAATCTTGTTAGATTGGTCACTGCCAGATGCCCAAGGGGCAGGCATGATCAAGCAGTTGCGCCGGGTGTCGCCGGATATCCCAATTTTGGTGTTCAATGACTGGGATGATGAAGCAATCGCGCTTCAAGCTTTACAAAAAGGTGCCCAGGATTTCCTGGTGAAACATCAAACGGACTCGAACCTACTGGTACGATCCATACGCCATGCGATTGCCAGAGAGAAGGCTAATCTCTCCCAGCGGTGTGTTTCCCAGATCCGTACACGTCAGGAGCAAGCGCTACGAGAGTCGGAAGCTAAGTTTCGCACACTGTATGAATCAACGAGTACGGCGGTCATTTTGCTGGATGAAAATGGAATTTTTGAGGGCAATAGTGCCGCCTTACGTCTATTTGGTTGTACCCATCACGAACAGCTTTGTGGCAAACCCACGGAGAGTGGGAGAGTGGGAGAAAGCAGATACCGGCAGGGACGTGAGGAGGTAGGGGATTCTCCATGCTCTCAGTCACGGTATCACCCTGTCGTTGCGTCCTCTCTCCTCAAGTCCTGTGTTCCCCTGATTGGCTTTTCACCTGCCGTGCAGCCCAACGGTGAAGACTCATACTCCCTGGCAAATGAGTATATAACGAAGGCGAGCTCTCAGGGCACTTGCCGATTTGACTGGATGTACTGCAAACGGAATGGTGAAGAATTTCCAGCCGAGGTAACATTGACCCGAATTGAGCTGGCAAAGCGCAAAATCCTGCAAGCCACAATCTACGATATTAGCGATCGCAAAGCGACGGAAACACAGTTACTCCAAGCCAAAGAGGCCGCAGAAGCCGGAAGTCGCGCCAAAAGTGAGTTTCTGGCCATGATGAGCCACGAACTGCGAACCCCTCTCAATGCCGTGCTAGGACTTTCTCAATTAATGCGCCAAGAAATCTTCGGCACGCTGAATGAAAAGCAAAAAGAGTATGTGAGCTGTATACAGAGTAGTGGGGAACATCTGCTGGCGTTGATTAACGATATTCTCGACCTCTCGAAGGTGGAAGCCGGTAAAGAGCAACTCACTTTTGTGCCATTGGATATCCAGGATTTGTGCGACTACTGCTTAGCTATGGTGCGGGAGCAAGCTCATGAGCAAGGGTTAAAACTAAAGCTGGACATCGATCCGCAAGCCCGAATTCTGATTGCTGATGAGCGACGCTGCAAGCAAATGTTGCTCAATCTCCTATCCAATGCGGTTAAATTTACACTCATCGGTGAAGTTTCGTTAAGGGTGACCAAACGACCCATTAGCAGTAGCGTAAGCGGCATAGCCGAGTCTACGAGTGTCCAGGAGATTTGCTTTACGGTGGAAGATACAGGGATTGGGATTGCCTCCCATCATCTCCCCCTGTTGTTTGAGCCATTTCGCCAATTAGATAGTGGCCTAAATCGGCGGTTTACTGGCACCGGTTTGGGGTTGGCTCTCACCCGCAGTTTGGCACAGTTACATGGGGGAGAGGTTACCGTCCGATCAAACCTGGGCGAGGGGAGTCAATTTACTCTGTGTCTGCCAGATCGGCAGCTAGAAGAATGTATTCTGCCCTCATTACCTCAACAGACAGGAGTCGTTCAGGGACAAAGCTGTCCCCTGTGGGCTAAATCCCGCATTCTTTTGGTGGAAACGGATGAGCGCAGTGCGTTGATATTGAAAGACTATCTTCAGGTAATCGGTCACAAAGTTGAGCATTTAATCGATGGTCAAGACTTTTTGCACAAGGTGCGGCAGTTCAAGCCCAGCTTAATTTTGATGGATGTGCAGCTTAGGGGGGATTATACCGGATTTGATTTATTAGCTGCACTTCGCCGAGAACCCGACACAAAGAACCTGAAAGTGGTCATGGTGACAGCCCTGGCTATGGCCGGCGATCGCGAACGTTGTTTAGAGGCCGGTGCGAATGAATACCTCAGTAAGCCCATTGGCATTGCACAATTAGAGGCGATTTTGATGCGCTTCCTTTAA
- a CDS encoding Na+/H+ antiporter: MAIEALAEHNAIEANLRQFLLVLSVSLSVATLPQVISWFRHIPYTLLLVIVGLGLALVDVRLVNLSPELILSIFLPPLLFEAAWNLKWSGLKENLVPISLFAIFGVMISVVGVAFGINQLVGVSLPTALLVGATLSATDPVSVIALFRELGAPKRLTTLMEGESLFNDGVAVVAFSLLVGIPLGIEQFDLQVSIVRFFVFVGIGLGVGGLIGFGISYLTQRFDLPLVEQSLTLVSAYGAYIVTEEFGGSGVIGVVTCGLILGNFGSRIGMNPRTRVIVTEFWEFLAFFVNSIVFLLIGDQIRFASLAENLDSIAVTIAAVIVTRAIAIYSLGSLSNWLVKSEIDWREQTVLWWGGLRGSVSIALALSLPTALKGREEIIATVFGVVLFTLLVQGLTTKTLLERLNLLGNEPLRQKYTEAIARRAALLRVLDRLKQVDKRPEIEPEFYRYQTALVKGQLDSLQAEINQLKREYPQMQEYAIEQLRDELLAIEADTYAEFVRAGQLNNELSPFLQKVLQSEE, encoded by the coding sequence ATGGCGATAGAAGCCCTTGCAGAACACAATGCAATTGAAGCCAATCTCAGGCAATTCCTGCTCGTGCTTTCCGTGTCCCTCAGCGTTGCCACGCTACCTCAAGTGATTAGCTGGTTTCGTCACATCCCCTACACCTTGCTATTGGTGATTGTTGGTTTGGGTTTGGCCTTAGTCGATGTGCGGCTGGTGAACCTCTCCCCTGAACTCATTTTGTCAATTTTCTTACCCCCTCTATTATTTGAAGCCGCATGGAACTTGAAATGGTCGGGTTTAAAGGAAAATTTAGTCCCCATTAGTCTATTTGCCATTTTTGGCGTGATGATTTCCGTGGTGGGTGTAGCGTTTGGCATCAATCAATTGGTTGGCGTATCACTCCCAACGGCGTTGTTAGTCGGTGCAACACTCTCAGCAACCGACCCCGTTTCTGTCATTGCCTTGTTCCGAGAACTCGGTGCACCCAAACGTCTCACGACTTTAATGGAAGGTGAGAGTCTGTTCAATGATGGTGTAGCAGTTGTTGCCTTTAGCTTGTTGGTAGGGATTCCTTTGGGAATCGAACAATTCGATCTTCAAGTCAGCATTGTTCGGTTTTTTGTCTTTGTTGGCATTGGTTTGGGAGTCGGTGGGTTAATTGGTTTTGGCATCTCCTATCTCACCCAGCGCTTTGACTTGCCGTTAGTCGAACAGTCGTTAACTCTCGTTTCTGCCTATGGTGCCTATATTGTTACAGAGGAATTCGGCGGGTCAGGGGTCATTGGTGTCGTGACTTGCGGCTTAATATTAGGTAACTTTGGCTCTCGGATTGGCATGAACCCGCGAACACGGGTGATTGTCACGGAGTTTTGGGAATTCCTAGCTTTTTTTGTGAATTCAATTGTCTTTTTATTGATTGGCGATCAGATTCGCTTTGCCAGTTTGGCAGAGAATTTGGATTCTATTGCTGTAACGATCGCAGCCGTCATTGTCACCAGAGCGATCGCGATTTATAGCTTAGGCAGCTTGAGTAACTGGCTAGTCAAATCTGAAATTGATTGGCGAGAACAAACCGTCCTGTGGTGGGGTGGCTTAAGGGGTTCAGTGTCCATCGCCCTCGCGTTGAGTCTACCCACCGCGTTAAAGGGACGAGAAGAGATTATTGCCACGGTGTTTGGTGTGGTGCTGTTTACCTTGCTCGTACAGGGTTTAACCACTAAGACGTTGCTCGAACGATTGAATCTTTTAGGGAATGAACCCCTACGCCAAAAGTATACCGAAGCGATCGCACGTCGAGCAGCTCTGTTGCGCGTCCTTGATCGTCTCAAGCAGGTAGACAAACGCCCAGAAATTGAGCCAGAGTTTTATCGCTATCAAACGGCTTTAGTGAAAGGGCAACTGGATAGCTTGCAAGCAGAAATTAACCAGTTAAAGCGAGAATATCCTCAAATGCAGGAGTATGCCATTGAACAGTTACGAGACGAACTGCTCGCGATTGAAGCGGATACCTACGCCGAATTTGTTCGAGCCGGTCAATTAAACAACGAACTCTCACCCTTTTTGCAGAAAGTTCTCCAATCTGAGGAGTAG
- a CDS encoding carboxypeptidase M32: protein MQTIEKTEPKLLELKTRLAEIHDIEAAASLLYWDQATYMPPGGAAARGRQLATLQQISHSKFTESAVGELLEDLRPYEESLPYDSDEASLIRVTRRNYEIAVRVPAKFMAQLSMHRTQTYEAWVVARPTNSFATVEPYLEKTLDLSRELANFFPGYEHIADPLIDFADYGMKASFLRSLFADLRNELVPIVEAITSQPPINDSGLHQLYPEAQQLDFTLKILEQLGYDFHRGRQDKTHHPFMTNFSIGDVRITTRVYENDLGQALFSTIHEMGHALYEQGINLEYEGTPLAAGTSSGVHESQSRLWENLVGRSLGFWKYYYPQLQAFFPAQLGEISLDTFYRAINKVGRSLIRTDADEVTYNLHVMIRFDLELQMLEGSLEVKDLPEAWNERYRSDLGIIPETDTDGVLQDVHWYTGQIGGMFQGYALGNLLSAQFFEAAILDHPEILTDIEQGQCITLHNWLKNKIYQHGCKYTATELIRSVTGASLRIEPFIRYIRRKYGQLYTL, encoded by the coding sequence ATGCAGACTATCGAAAAGACTGAACCGAAACTCTTAGAACTTAAAACGCGCCTCGCTGAAATCCATGATATCGAAGCCGCGGCTTCCCTCCTTTACTGGGATCAGGCGACCTATATGCCTCCTGGAGGTGCCGCAGCTCGTGGACGCCAGCTAGCCACCCTGCAACAAATCTCTCACAGTAAATTTACCGAGTCGGCGGTGGGCGAACTGCTGGAAGATTTGCGCCCCTACGAAGAAAGTTTACCCTACGATTCCGATGAAGCTAGCCTGATCCGCGTTACTCGACGCAATTACGAAATAGCGGTGCGGGTGCCAGCGAAATTTATGGCACAACTCTCGATGCATCGGACACAAACTTACGAAGCCTGGGTGGTAGCGCGACCGACCAACAGCTTTGCAACGGTAGAGCCTTACCTGGAAAAAACCCTGGACTTGAGCCGCGAATTGGCAAATTTTTTCCCGGGTTACGAACATATCGCCGATCCCCTGATTGACTTTGCTGACTACGGCATGAAGGCATCGTTTTTGCGCTCGCTATTTGCCGATTTGCGAAACGAACTCGTACCCATTGTGGAAGCGATTACGTCCCAACCCCCTATCAATGATAGCGGTTTACATCAGTTATACCCGGAAGCTCAGCAGTTAGATTTCACCCTCAAGATACTTGAACAGCTAGGTTATGACTTTCACCGGGGGCGTCAAGACAAAACGCACCATCCGTTTATGACCAATTTCTCCATCGGCGACGTGCGAATTACCACCCGCGTCTATGAGAACGACCTAGGCCAAGCTCTGTTTAGTACAATCCACGAGATGGGACACGCTCTGTACGAGCAAGGCATCAATTTGGAGTATGAAGGCACACCCCTGGCGGCGGGGACATCCTCCGGCGTCCACGAGAGCCAATCTCGACTCTGGGAAAATCTGGTGGGACGGAGTCTAGGCTTCTGGAAATATTATTATCCCCAGTTACAGGCTTTCTTTCCTGCTCAGTTGGGAGAGATTTCTCTGGACACATTTTACCGGGCGATTAATAAAGTGGGGCGATCACTGATTCGGACGGATGCCGATGAAGTCACGTACAATCTGCACGTCATGATTCGCTTCGACTTAGAACTACAAATGCTCGAAGGTAGTCTGGAAGTGAAAGACCTCCCCGAAGCTTGGAACGAACGTTATCGCTCCGATTTGGGCATTATCCCAGAAACGGATACCGACGGTGTATTACAGGATGTTCATTGGTACACCGGTCAAATTGGCGGGATGTTCCAAGGTTACGCTTTGGGCAATTTACTGAGCGCTCAATTTTTTGAGGCCGCCATCCTTGACCATCCAGAAATCTTAACAGACATAGAGCAAGGACAGTGTATTACACTCCATAATTGGTTGAAAAATAAAATCTACCAACACGGTTGCAAATACACAGCAACGGAACTGATCAGGAGTGTGACCGGTGCATCTTTACGCATCGAGCCATTTATTCGTTATATCCGGCGAAAGTATGGGCAACTTTACACTCTCTGA
- a CDS encoding sucrose synthase, protein MINLIQDVLESDERSDLRQFASQLRTSDKKYLLRNDILAAFSEYCASHKKPENFFQSSHLGQLVYYTQEIILDNESLYLIIRPKIASQDVYRVLEDLTVESITVQELLDLRDRFVNHFHPTEGDVLELDFQSFYDYSPTIRDPKNIGKGVRFLNRYLSSKLFQDPRQWLESLYTFLRLHQFQGTQLLINGRITNQQQLSDQVKRALQFVSDRPDDESFQEFRFKLQEMGFEAGWGNTASRVRETLEILDELLDSPNDEGLEKFISRIPMIFRIVLVSIHGWFGQEGVLGRPDTGGQVVYVLDQARSLEKQLQEDIKLAGLEGLGVQPKVIILSRLIQNSDGTRCNERLEKVHGTDNAWILRVPFREFNPKVTQNWISRFEIWPYLETYAIDAEKELLAEFQGRPDLIVGNYTDGNLVAFLLARKLQVTQCIVAHALEKSKYLFSNLYWQALEEKYHFSLQFTADLIAMNATNFVISSTYQEIVGTPDSIGQYESYKCFTMPDLYHVVNGIELFSPKFNVVPPGVNENVYFPYTRTEERVPSAIERLEELLFTQEDPAHIFGKLDDPTKRPLFSMARLDRIKNMTGLAEIFGKNKELQERCNLILVAGKLRVEESDDNEEKDEIVKLYRTIDEYNLHGKIRWLGVRLPKGDSGEIYRVIADHRGVFVQPALFEAFGLTILESMITGLPTFATQFGGPLEIIQNKVNGFLINPTDHEGTAQKLLDFVSKCDQNPNYWEEISNKGMERVFTTYTWKIHTTRLLSLARIYGFWNYTSKENREDMLRYLETLFYLIYKPRAKQILEEHMSR, encoded by the coding sequence ATGATCAATCTGATCCAGGACGTTCTTGAAAGTGACGAGAGAAGCGATCTCCGGCAGTTCGCTAGCCAGTTACGTACCTCCGATAAAAAGTATTTACTGCGAAACGATATTCTTGCTGCTTTTAGTGAATACTGCGCCAGCCACAAAAAACCGGAAAATTTTTTTCAATCTTCCCACCTGGGGCAACTGGTGTATTATACCCAGGAAATCATTCTGGATAATGAGAGCCTCTACCTGATCATCCGACCCAAGATTGCCTCTCAAGATGTCTACCGGGTTTTAGAAGACTTGACCGTTGAGTCGATCACGGTGCAAGAACTGCTGGATCTGCGCGATCGCTTCGTCAATCACTTCCATCCCACAGAAGGGGACGTTCTGGAACTCGACTTCCAGTCTTTCTATGACTACAGTCCGACAATTCGTGACCCCAAAAACATCGGCAAGGGCGTTCGCTTCCTCAACCGTTACCTGTCTAGTAAGCTGTTTCAAGACCCCCGGCAGTGGTTGGAGTCGTTGTATACCTTCCTGAGATTGCATCAGTTCCAGGGGACGCAACTACTGATTAACGGGCGAATTACAAACCAACAGCAACTCTCGGATCAGGTGAAGCGGGCGCTACAATTTGTGAGCGATCGCCCCGATGATGAGTCCTTTCAAGAATTTCGCTTTAAACTCCAAGAAATGGGCTTTGAAGCGGGATGGGGCAATACGGCCTCTCGTGTGCGGGAGACGCTAGAGATTCTCGATGAACTGCTGGACTCTCCCAATGATGAGGGACTCGAAAAGTTCATCTCCCGTATTCCGATGATCTTTCGCATCGTCCTTGTCTCTATCCACGGTTGGTTTGGGCAAGAAGGGGTTTTGGGGCGTCCTGATACCGGGGGTCAGGTGGTCTACGTCCTCGACCAAGCCAGGAGTTTAGAAAAGCAGTTACAAGAAGATATTAAACTCGCGGGATTAGAGGGATTGGGCGTTCAGCCCAAAGTCATCATCCTCAGCCGCCTAATTCAGAATAGTGATGGTACGCGGTGTAACGAACGCCTAGAAAAAGTCCACGGCACGGATAATGCTTGGATTTTACGGGTGCCGTTCCGGGAATTCAATCCCAAGGTGACCCAGAACTGGATTTCGCGGTTTGAAATTTGGCCTTATCTAGAAACTTATGCGATTGATGCAGAAAAAGAACTCCTGGCAGAGTTCCAAGGTCGTCCAGACCTGATTGTTGGTAACTATACCGATGGAAACTTGGTGGCGTTCCTGCTGGCCCGAAAGCTACAAGTAACTCAGTGCATCGTTGCCCACGCCCTGGAAAAATCCAAATACTTGTTTAGCAACCTCTACTGGCAAGCGTTGGAGGAGAAGTATCACTTTTCATTGCAATTCACGGCTGACTTAATTGCCATGAATGCCACCAATTTTGTCATTAGTAGTACTTACCAGGAGATTGTAGGGACACCGGATAGCATCGGTCAGTATGAATCCTATAAGTGCTTCACGATGCCCGATTTGTATCATGTTGTGAATGGGATTGAGCTATTTTCGCCTAAGTTCAACGTTGTGCCACCAGGGGTGAATGAGAATGTCTACTTCCCCTATACGCGCACAGAAGAGCGAGTTCCTAGTGCGATCGAACGGCTGGAAGAATTGCTGTTTACCCAAGAAGACCCCGCCCATATTTTTGGCAAACTGGATGACCCAACGAAGCGCCCCTTATTCTCGATGGCGCGCCTTGACCGGATTAAGAACATGACCGGTTTAGCGGAAATCTTTGGTAAGAACAAAGAGTTGCAAGAGCGGTGTAACCTAATTTTGGTTGCCGGTAAGTTGCGCGTGGAGGAATCTGACGACAACGAAGAAAAAGATGAAATCGTCAAGCTCTACCGGACTATCGACGAGTACAATTTACACGGTAAAATCCGCTGGCTAGGCGTGCGCCTGCCCAAGGGGGATTCGGGTGAGATTTATCGGGTAATTGCTGACCACCGAGGCGTTTTTGTGCAACCCGCCTTGTTTGAAGCCTTCGGTTTGACGATTTTGGAATCGATGATTACGGGCTTACCCACCTTTGCGACTCAGTTCGGTGGGCCTTTGGAGATTATCCAAAATAAGGTTAATGGGTTTTTGATTAACCCCACTGACCATGAAGGAACGGCTCAAAAACTTCTCGATTTTGTCTCGAAGTGTGACCAAAATCCCAACTATTGGGAGGAAATTTCCAATAAGGGCATGGAGCGAGTCTTTACCACTTATACCTGGAAAATCCATACCACACGACTGCTCTCATTGGCGCGGATTTATGGTTTCTGGAACTATACTTCTAAGGAAAATCGGGAGGATATGTTGCGTTACCTTGAGACGTTGTTTTATCTCATCTATAAGCCACGGGCGAAGCAGATTTTAGAGGAACATATGAGTCGTTAA
- a CDS encoding M48 family metalloprotease, translating into MKILWNTLLIAIGLLLPNSTVVVLAESLNKTIEKQVAPSFTDTVVAEQVPPTVVVPVGETTPTTRPAGTTGETSGESTETIVIPNTAPNSTPSAPTAEETPASTQTESSEDKTSTEESADAQAPELSPEELARQEKLIQADQLFMSGQLAAAQKLYRAAKEPFPTGEPAEETTQSEPIYDAAQLPAAGAVYWRMSGEGLEQKLKTKIFVPLESLVERFPQFIPGHLRYAQALKEYEQSEKALQVLERASSLYPKEPELLKATITAMGEQKKWLEASLSARQFALLYPEHPQSSEFSQLADENLERYRNYMRRELRGNAIANAITGALGLVFTGNLFGPISAIDSTVMLLRGESAVGESVANQAKRQLPLMEDEEVLNYVREVGNKLALVAGRKDFEYEFYVVMDDRLNAFALPGGKVFVNAGTILKTRSEAELAGLLAHELAHAVLSHGFQLVTQGNLIANITQYIPLGGTAANLIVLDYSRDMERQADALGTRILAASGYAADGLHNLMVTLEKEERDRPLFAWLSTHPDTGERTRNIETLIQRNGYNRYTYEGVSRHVEIQKRIAQLLKEYKEREKKD; encoded by the coding sequence ATGAAAATTCTCTGGAACACCTTGCTCATTGCCATCGGTCTGTTATTACCAAATTCGACCGTCGTTGTTTTAGCAGAATCTCTGAACAAGACGATTGAGAAACAAGTGGCTCCATCATTCACAGATACCGTTGTAGCCGAACAGGTGCCGCCCACCGTTGTGGTTCCTGTGGGGGAAACCACACCGACAACTCGCCCCGCAGGAACAACAGGGGAGACTTCGGGCGAGAGTACAGAAACCATCGTTATTCCCAACACGGCTCCTAACTCAACACCCTCCGCACCAACTGCCGAGGAAACGCCAGCCTCTACCCAAACAGAGAGTTCCGAAGACAAAACCAGTACTGAAGAATCTGCCGATGCCCAAGCACCAGAACTCAGTCCGGAAGAACTCGCACGCCAAGAAAAGCTAATCCAAGCGGATCAACTGTTTATGAGTGGGCAGTTGGCTGCCGCCCAGAAATTGTATCGCGCCGCGAAAGAACCTTTTCCCACAGGCGAACCCGCCGAGGAAACAACGCAATCCGAGCCAATTTACGACGCCGCCCAGTTGCCAGCCGCCGGTGCGGTGTACTGGCGCATGTCTGGAGAGGGGTTAGAACAAAAGCTGAAAACCAAGATTTTTGTGCCGCTGGAGTCTTTAGTTGAGCGGTTTCCGCAATTTATTCCTGGCCATTTGCGCTACGCTCAAGCACTCAAAGAGTATGAGCAGTCCGAAAAAGCGTTACAAGTCTTAGAGCGAGCCAGTTCTCTGTATCCCAAGGAACCGGAGTTACTCAAAGCGACAATTACCGCCATGGGTGAACAGAAAAAGTGGCTGGAGGCATCCCTTAGTGCCAGACAATTTGCCTTACTCTATCCAGAGCATCCCCAAAGTAGCGAGTTTTCTCAGTTGGCGGATGAAAATCTAGAGCGCTATCGCAATTATATGCGTCGGGAATTACGCGGAAATGCGATCGCTAATGCAATCACGGGTGCCCTTGGCCTTGTGTTCACGGGTAATTTGTTTGGCCCCATTTCCGCGATTGACTCGACGGTAATGTTGCTGCGTGGAGAATCAGCGGTGGGAGAATCGGTTGCCAACCAAGCTAAACGGCAACTGCCGCTGATGGAAGACGAAGAAGTTCTCAACTACGTGCGTGAGGTAGGGAATAAACTCGCCCTGGTAGCAGGACGCAAGGATTTTGAATACGAGTTTTATGTGGTGATGGATGATCGGCTCAATGCTTTTGCTTTGCCGGGAGGTAAGGTATTTGTTAACGCGGGTACTATTTTGAAAACCCGCTCTGAGGCGGAATTAGCGGGATTACTGGCTCACGAATTAGCTCATGCCGTGTTGTCTCATGGGTTTCAGTTGGTGACTCAAGGAAACCTGATTGCCAATATTACGCAATATATCCCTTTAGGCGGCACGGCGGCGAATCTCATCGTCCTCGACTATAGCCGGGATATGGAACGTCAGGCGGATGCTCTCGGCACAAGGATTCTGGCGGCGAGTGGGTATGCTGCCGATGGATTGCACAACCTGATGGTAACGCTGGAGAAAGAGGAACGCGATCGCCCGTTGTTTGCATGGCTTTCCACTCACCCCGATACGGGGGAGAGAACTCGCAATATCGAAACGTTAATTCAGCGCAATGG